One region of Halodesulfovibrio sp. genomic DNA includes:
- a CDS encoding ABC transporter ATP-binding protein → MLLKVRKISERSLDDMYLGVMYILGEVILYTASILLFYFVANGLLNGTMNADKVFMAGIATVLLTFIRMMLTCVSYKKVMIEAYKTTSSIRVRLATHLKKLAFGFFLKKNLGNLTNAILQDTNLLDFLLSHIFIRWMRDIFAVCLLLAVMAWLDFYLFLFSLGILAVAVPFFLWARLTTIKLGSQRLVTVDKTDSYILEYIQGIAVMKSFGLVGEQNKKILLQLKKLARDSLIAEGSILGLGLIFTLVIELGLPFFFYIVMQDYLETGQLNFNSLMFILSYMLMYLAMFDVMQYSLLGQHMLNAVSRVEKMLNQPVMIEPKNPQYPETYDIAFSNVSFGYGKKEVLHNVSFAAKEKGLTALVGHSGAGKSTITNLIPLFWNTYSGSITIGGVDVRDIPNKDLMEIFSFVFQDVYLFNDTIYNNILCGRKDASREEVLKAARKAHCHEFIEKLENGYDTIVSEGGSTLSGGQKQRLSIARAMLKDAPVVILDEATTALDPINELYIQEAISELIQDKTVITIAHRLYTIVNADNIVVLQDGNVLDSGLHSYLADNCSTYRTMLDSTQ, encoded by the coding sequence ATGCTGCTTAAAGTAAGAAAAATTTCAGAACGAAGTCTTGATGATATGTACTTGGGAGTCATGTACATTTTGGGTGAAGTTATTTTGTACACGGCTTCAATCTTGCTTTTTTATTTTGTTGCAAATGGACTGCTGAACGGCACAATGAACGCAGATAAGGTCTTTATGGCAGGAATTGCAACAGTGCTGTTAACTTTCATACGGATGATGCTGACATGTGTTTCATATAAAAAAGTAATGATTGAGGCATACAAAACAACATCAAGTATCCGTGTAAGATTAGCAACGCATTTAAAAAAACTGGCATTTGGTTTTTTCCTTAAAAAGAACTTGGGGAATCTCACCAATGCAATTCTTCAAGATACTAACTTGTTGGACTTTCTGTTGTCCCACATTTTTATTCGTTGGATGCGCGATATTTTTGCTGTCTGTCTTCTTTTAGCTGTGATGGCATGGTTAGATTTTTACTTATTCTTGTTTTCACTGGGAATATTGGCAGTTGCCGTACCATTTTTTTTATGGGCACGACTAACAACAATTAAACTCGGATCACAGCGACTAGTCACCGTTGATAAAACGGATTCGTATATTCTTGAATATATACAAGGTATAGCGGTTATGAAGTCGTTTGGTCTGGTGGGCGAGCAGAATAAAAAAATCTTACTCCAGCTAAAAAAACTGGCTAGAGACAGCTTGATTGCTGAAGGCAGTATTTTAGGGCTTGGACTCATTTTTACTCTTGTAATTGAATTGGGACTCCCGTTCTTTTTCTACATTGTTATGCAAGACTATCTTGAAACAGGGCAGTTGAATTTCAATTCTCTTATGTTCATTCTTTCGTACATGCTCATGTATTTAGCAATGTTTGATGTCATGCAGTATTCATTACTTGGTCAGCATATGCTTAACGCGGTGAGCAGGGTTGAGAAAATGCTTAATCAGCCTGTGATGATCGAGCCCAAGAATCCTCAGTACCCCGAAACATATGACATTGCCTTTTCAAATGTATCCTTTGGGTATGGAAAAAAAGAAGTCCTGCATAACGTAAGTTTTGCGGCAAAAGAGAAAGGATTAACCGCCCTTGTAGGGCATTCCGGTGCTGGGAAATCTACTATCACCAACTTAATTCCTCTATTCTGGAATACCTATTCAGGCTCCATCACGATTGGCGGTGTAGATGTACGCGACATTCCCAATAAAGACTTGATGGAAATATTCTCCTTCGTTTTTCAGGACGTTTATCTGTTTAATGATACGATTTACAACAATATATTGTGTGGGCGTAAGGATGCCAGCCGTGAAGAAGTACTGAAAGCTGCGCGGAAAGCTCATTGTCATGAGTTTATTGAAAAACTTGAAAACGGGTATGACACCATAGTGAGCGAAGGTGGAAGCACACTTTCTGGTGGGCAGAAACAGCGGTTATCTATAGCAAGAGCAATGTTGAAAGACGCTCCGGTTGTTATTCTGGACGAAGCAACGACCGCACTTGACCCGATTAATGAGCTATATATTCAAGAAGCTATTAGTGAACTGATTCAAGATAAAACGGTTATTACTATCGCTCATAGGCTGTATACGATTGTTAATGCAGACAATATTGTGGTCTTGCAAGATGGTAATGTCCTTGATTCCGGTTTGCATAGCTATCTTGCAGACAATTGTTCCACATACCGCACTATGCTTGATTCAACACAATAA
- a CDS encoding ABC transporter ATP-binding protein, with product MFKDNVKAIQWLISVSKGNRVFVVLSILFAIGGGCVSMLPFLFFHEMVQAMFSSAVTEELVTSVVMGTAGAILLRYIFVFSANMCSHRAAFDIQCNLRKDLFAHVGKLPLGVFDKNSSGLLRKIISEDVESLEIYIAHHIPDTFLSLTMTIVIVGIIFTQHTALPTVLVIPVACMLLALNRLNQLRKDNVKEYFDNAEVMNSATVEYLRAIPIIKIFNVTVESFTKFHNSIQKQISLTSQWIKKSSPFFVLFKSSLDLILPLLLFVIAFFMYAGSPISGATYLLCFILGAVMVKPINQIYTSSNILCSLMEGASRVEQIMQKQPVPEVAHPLTHAKNFAIQYEDVSFGYGETTVLHNVNLNLKENGLYAFIGESGSGKTTAARLLLRFWDASSGRICIGGQDNREYSIDFLLNSVAFASQDPFILDGTIKDNICMGQEGINDEEIVRAATIAEAHGFVESLPLGYETIIGAHGTRLSGGEKQRISLARALVKNAPVLLLDEPTSQVDSAIERRIFEAIKRECTNQVVIFITHRIATAVNADTIFLFNQGHIVANGHHDVLVEENELYRRMWGVATRAGNWSLEVGS from the coding sequence ATGTTTAAAGATAATGTAAAAGCTATTCAATGGCTTATTTCTGTATCAAAAGGTAATCGCGTTTTTGTAGTACTTTCTATTTTGTTCGCGATTGGAGGCGGTTGTGTTTCGATGCTACCGTTTCTGTTTTTTCATGAAATGGTACAGGCGATGTTTTCCAGTGCCGTTACAGAGGAACTGGTAACATCAGTCGTAATGGGAACTGCTGGTGCTATTCTTTTGCGATATATTTTTGTGTTCTCGGCTAATATGTGTTCGCACCGGGCAGCGTTTGATATTCAGTGTAATCTCAGAAAAGATCTTTTCGCACACGTAGGAAAACTACCTCTTGGTGTTTTTGATAAAAATTCTTCTGGATTGTTACGAAAAATCATTAGCGAAGATGTCGAAAGTTTAGAAATTTACATTGCCCACCATATACCTGACACGTTCCTTTCTCTCACAATGACCATTGTGATTGTCGGTATTATTTTTACACAGCATACAGCGCTTCCAACTGTTTTGGTTATTCCAGTTGCGTGCATGCTACTGGCATTAAACAGATTGAATCAGTTGCGAAAAGATAATGTAAAAGAATATTTTGATAATGCGGAAGTCATGAATTCTGCGACGGTAGAATATCTAAGAGCGATTCCGATAATTAAAATATTCAACGTAACAGTAGAATCTTTCACTAAATTTCATAATTCTATTCAGAAGCAGATCTCTCTTACTTCGCAATGGATCAAAAAAAGTTCACCCTTCTTCGTGTTATTCAAATCTAGTCTCGATTTAATCCTTCCTCTACTTTTATTTGTCATAGCCTTTTTTATGTATGCTGGTTCTCCGATTAGTGGTGCTACCTATTTGTTATGCTTCATTTTAGGAGCAGTAATGGTGAAGCCAATTAATCAGATATACACCTCAAGCAATATATTGTGTTCGTTGATGGAAGGGGCGAGCCGCGTAGAACAAATTATGCAAAAGCAGCCTGTCCCTGAAGTTGCGCATCCTCTCACCCACGCCAAAAATTTTGCCATTCAGTATGAAGATGTATCGTTTGGGTATGGTGAAACGACAGTGCTACATAATGTCAATTTGAATTTGAAAGAGAACGGGCTGTACGCATTCATCGGGGAATCCGGATCAGGCAAAACAACCGCAGCCCGTCTTCTTTTACGATTCTGGGACGCAAGTAGCGGACGTATCTGTATTGGCGGACAAGATAACAGAGAGTACTCCATAGACTTTTTGCTTAATTCTGTTGCGTTCGCTTCTCAAGACCCCTTTATTCTTGATGGCACTATTAAAGATAATATCTGTATGGGGCAGGAGGGCATCAATGATGAAGAAATTGTTAGAGCCGCTACGATTGCTGAAGCACATGGTTTTGTCGAAAGTCTGCCCCTCGGATACGAAACAATTATCGGTGCACATGGAACCAGACTTAGCGGTGGTGAAAAACAACGAATCTCCCTTGCTAGAGCGCTGGTAAAAAACGCGCCTGTTCTGCTGCTGGATGAACCGACATCACAGGTAGACTCAGCGATAGAACGAAGAATTTTTGAGGCAATAAAGCGTGAGTGCACGAATCAAGTCGTAATTTTTATTACACATCGTATTGCGACAGCAGTAAATGCTGACACGATTTTTCTTTTTAATCAGGGACATATTGTTGCCAATGGACACCATGATGTGCTGGTTGAAGAAAACGAATTATATCGGCGCATGTGGGGAGTAGCAACACGGGCGGGTAATTGGTCACTGGAAGTCGGGAGTTAG